A window of Nocardia arthritidis genomic DNA:
TCCGTCCGCGCCTCGTCGCCGGTGAATTCCGCGGTAACCACATATGTGAACATGTATGAAAACTAGTACAGGACAACGGTATCCGGCTCGACCGGAAAATCGCATCATCGACGGTATCGGAACAGATCCGGGCCGCGCCGACCTGATCTGGGCAAATCCGGTTCGGCGTGGCACTATCTGGCAGGTGACATCCGCTACGGAGCAGCACCTGCGTGATCTGGCCCGGTTGCGCCGCGTCCGGGACCGGATCGACCGCGAATACGCGCAGCCGCTGGACGTCGAATCGCTCGCCAGGGATGCGCACATGTCGGCGGGCCACCTCAGCCGCCAGTTCCGGCTCGCCTACGGCGAATCGCCGTACGGCTATCTGATGACGCGGCGCATCGAGCGCGCGATGGCGCTGCTGCGGCGCGGTGATATGAGCGTCACCGAGGTCTGTTTCGCGGTCGGGTGTTCGTCGCTCGGCACCTTCAGCACCCGTTTCACCGAATTGGTCGGCGTCGCGCCGAGCGTCTACCGGCGCGACGCCGCGCTCGCGACTGCCGGGATGCCGTCGTGCGTCGCGAAGCAGGTAACCAGACCGATCAGAAATCGAGAAGCTCCGGTTACCTCACAGCAACTAACGTGACCGTCATGGATATCAGCATCGACGCCAGCTTTCTTCCGCAGCGGGATCCGGACGCCGCGCTGGAGTTCTATCGCGACATCCTCGGTTTCGAAGTGCGCAACGACGTGGGTTACAACGGGATGCGCTGGATCACCGTCGGCCCGGTCGGTCAGCCGGATACCTCGATCGTGCTGTATCCGCCGGAGGCGAATCCCGGTATCACCGAGGACGAGCGCCGGGTGATCGCGGAGATGATGGCGAAGGGCACGTTCGGGCATATCATCCTGTCCGCCAAAGACCTCGACACCGTCTACGAAAAGGTGCGGGCCCGCGGCGCCGAGGTGGTGCAGGAGCCGACCGAGCAGCCGTACGGGGTCCGTGACTGCGCGTTCCGTGATCCGTCGGGCAACCTGGTCCGCATCAACGAGCAGAGCTGACGCACTCGATCGAGCGGAATATTCGACGGCCGGACCTGGTTCGTCCCCGTATGCAGATAGGTGTGAACACCTTCGTCACCGATGAGGGCATCAGCGGTCCGAAACTCGGCGTCGCGCTGGAAGAGCGCGGATTCGAATCGCTGTTCGTCGCGGAGCATTCGCATATCCCGGCGAGCAGACAGAGCCCCTATCCCGGCGGCGGCGAACTGCCGCGGGTGTATTACCGCGCGATGGATCCGTTCGTCGCCCTCGGCGCCATCGCGGCCGTCACCGAGCGGCTGGTGCTCGGTACCGGGGTCACCCTGCTGATCCAGCGCGATGTCATCCACACCGCCAAGGAGGTCGCGACGCTCGACGTGATCTCCAACGGCCGCGTCGTCTTCGGCGTCGGCGTCGGCTGGAATCTGGAGGAGATGGCCGATCACGGCACCGACCCGCGCACCCGCGGCGCGCTACTGGACGAGCAGCTGCGGGCAATCCGGCAGATCTGGACCGAGGATCTCGCCGAATTCCACGGCCGCTTCATCGATTTCGATCCGATGTACGCCTGGCCGAAACCCGTCCGGCAGCCACCGATCTACATCGGCGGCGGGGAAGCCGCGGTGCGCCGGGCGATCCGGCACGGTGCCGGCTGGCTACCGATCGCGGTGACCGATCCCGCCGAGGTGCCCGCGCAATTGGCTCCGCTCGCGGGCCGGGATCTGCCGATCACGGTTCTCGGGGCCGCGCCGGTTCCGGCCCTGCTCGACGCGTACGCCGAGGCCGGGGCGGAGCGGGTGACCTTGGTGCTGCCGGGCCTCCCGGAATCGGAAACCCTGCGCACCCTCGACAAATTCGCGAAGGTCGCCGAGCGCTACCTGAGCTGAGCCCGCCGACCCGCCGGTCGGGCTGCGCCGCAATTCCGCAATCGGACAGCTACCTTGAGCACATGCCGGATACGGATGCCGACGGCCCGCCAGCGTACGGCGCGCTGGATTTCCTCACCCGGCTGACGGTGGCGATGCTGGAATCGGGATCCGCCACCGACGCCGTGGTCGACTCGGTCGGGCGCTGCGCCGTCGCGCTCGGCGTGCGCGGCGCGACCGTGGTGACGCTCGGTCGCGTCGTGACGATCGACCATGCGGTCGGCAATCGACATGCCGTCACCCGGGTCGCGATGGCGCGATCGCTCGATATCTTCGACTGTGACCGGATGCGGCGGCTGGATCGGGTCGCGAAGACGGTCATTCGGGAACGGCCCGAAACGGCAAGGGCCACCGCATTATTGGCGGATGCACTGCGCGCCCGGCCGCCGTGGCCGTGGTGGGTGGTGCCCGGCGGCGGCGCGCTGCTCGCGGTGTGCATCGCGCTGCAGGTCGGCGGTTCGCCCACGGCGGCGGCACTGGCGGCGGTCGTTTTGATCGCGGTGAATCTGATCGGTCGCGGCGTCGGCAGGCTGCGGTTGCCGTCGATGTACACCGTCGCCGCCCAGTCGGCGGCGACGGTGGGTCTGGGCGCTGCGCTGTATGCGGCCGGGCTGCTGCCGATCACCGGGACCGCGGTGCTCATCGCCACCAATTGGCTACTGCTCATGCCGATTCCGCAATTGCTGCTCATCGCGACCGATGCGGTCGGCACGCGCGGGCTCACCGCGCTGGAGCGCGCGGCGTCGGCGGGTGTGGCCGTGATCGGCATCGGCGTCGGCGGCGCGCTCGCCCTCGCCGCCTCACACCGGGTGGTCTTCGACGGGCCCATCCATTCGGAGCTGCCGGTGCTGCCGGTCTGGCTGGCGCTGATCTTCGCGATCCTCGCCGCGGTCGGCAATGCCGTATTCAACCGGGGCGGACCGGATCTGCTGATACCGGCCGCGATCGAGGGCCTGGTGACGGGCGCGATCTATCAGGTGCTCGTCCATGCCGCCGAGGTGAAACCGCTGATCGCCGCGCCGCTCACCGCGGTCGTGCTCGGATTCGCGGCCGGGATCGTCGCCGACCGGTTCCATCTGCCGGTCACCGCGATGGCGTTGATCGGCATCACCGGTGCGCTGCTGCCTGGTCTCACGGTGTATCAAGGACTCATCTCCGAACTGTTCCATCGGTCCGGTTTCGGATTCTTCGCGCAGGCGGTCGGCATCTGCGTCGCGTTGGGGGCCGGTGCGGCGCTCGGGGTCGCGCTTTATGTGCGATCGATCCGGCGGGTGTGAGCGCATCGCGGTCGGCCGAATCCCGGTGCGTTACAACGGCGGCTTGATCCGCGATATGCCATTTGGCGGCACGGCTTCGCGGATGCGGATTTGGTCGGATGACAAAGTTCGGCCGCCGGAGTTGTTCCGCAACCGAATTCGCGGAATTCCCAACGGTATTTCTCGTCGGGATGCCTGGTCGGTGCACCGAACTCCTTGTGAATAGCCCAATGCCCGGGCCGATCGGGCGTGGAAACGTGTCGCGCGTGAGATATGCGGCGTGGCATGGAATCAATGGTTGGGCTGCGACGGCTGCGGTGGCGTTCGTTGTTGCGGGTGCTCTGCAGCCCGGTGTCGCGGCGGCTGGACCGCCGGTTTCGGCGGCAACCGATCGACAAGAGCAGCAGTTGGCGACCCGTGACGGGGTCGCCGTGTCGTATGTGAGCTTTCGGCTGCCGTTGCCGGATAACGCGCCACCGCACCCGGATTCGTGCGACCGAGCGGGTTTCCTGCGCTACCGGCCGGTGGGCGGGCCCGCGGATGCCCGGGATGCCGACGCGGTGGTGGTCCAGCAGCAGGGGTTCACCGGCGGTGCGATGAATTCGGATGCGGTGGCGGCGAATACGGTTCGCTCGGCGAAGGCGTCGGGGCGTTCGGTGGAGTTCTGGGCGTTGGCCCGGCGTAGCCAATGCCTGGATGAGACAACGGGTTTCGACTACGCACTGCGCACGGGCAACTACCTCGACGCGGTCGACTACTACTTCAACGGCAAACCGGTCGGCGGTCGAACGTTCCCGGGTTTCAAGAACTCCGGCGATCTGGCGATCCTCGACTGGATGGGGCTGGAACGGGTTATCCGCGACCAGTACGAGATCATGCTGGCCGAGATGCCGGATCAGGCTGAGCGGCAACGCAAGTACGTGTGCACCGGGATCTCGATGGGTGGATTGGTCACCGGATTCTTCTCCGATTGGGATTTCGGCGGCGGCGATCCCGCGACCGCGGGCTACAACCAGTGCGCCGCGTTCGCCGCGCAGGACACCATGGTGTCATCGGATCCGGCCGCGATCCAGAACACCCCGTTCTTCCACGACATCACCGACGCCATCGTCGGCCCGATCAACGGGCTGGTGAAGGCCGGGCTGGACAGCGGCGTCCTGCCGTTGCGAATCCTGGGTCCGACTCCGGTGATCGGCACCAAGGCGCTACTGCTCTACCGGCTCGCGGGGCTGGCGGCATATCTCGAGCCGGACGCGGAAAGCCAACTGCTGGCGCATATTCCGCGTGATCCGGAGATCGAGGCGACGCTGGCGTTCATGTCCGGTCAGAGCTGGGGCGGGGTGATCACCGGCAGCGACGGCACGCTGCGCGACTACCGACTCACCAATACCGCGTTGCTGGGCAGCCTGATCGACAACAACTCCGGCAACTTCGCGCTCTTGCAGCAGGGCGTCGGTGCGCTGTCCGGTGGTCCGGTGGCCGAGAAGACATTCCCGAATCCCGGTGGTGTGGCACAGATTCCGGTGTTGGGTAACTTCCTGCGGATGAGCACGGGGCCGCAGACCCGAGTCGCGCCGACCGATCACAACGTCCTGTACACCTGGCGCAACTACAACGACGTGGCGGGCATCCCGTGGACCGCGCCCAACCATGAGATCGCCGATATCCGAGAAGTGGCCCGCCAGTTGGGTTCCGGTGGCCCGGCCGCCTATTGGGAGAGTTACTTCCCGCTGCGGGTGGTGCTCGACATCGCCGCGGGCTACGGCGGCGCACGCGGCGGTGATATGTCGAATCTGCGCTACCACAATATGAGTCGCACCAAGCCGAACCTGGTGCTCTACGCCGGTGACAGCGTGGTGCAGTACGGAATGACCTGGCTGCCCAATCCGCCACTGGCACAGGTGGAATCCCTGCCCGGCTACACCCATATCGACTCCATCGGCGCCGCGGCGGTGCAGAACAACGGCAAACCCGACTACAGCGGCCAGTACCTCGCGGAATTCGTCAGAAGCGTTACCTGATGAGGTTTGTGCATTCGACCGCGCCGAAGATTGGCAATGTGCACAAATATCCTTGTCGGACTGCTCATTGCGCCACCGGGTTTGGTCATGCAAACAATATGCGGTGAGTGATTCCCCGGTACTCGATGAATTTTCCGAGTACTTCCGTTCGTCGTTGCCCGCCATCGCGCGCGTCATGATCGTCGGTGTGCTCGACGCGGTGCCCGACTATCGCGCGCTGCCCGATGATTTGGTCGGTGAGGAATTGCCGAGGGCGACCGAGGCGAACCTGCGCCTGTTCCTGCGGTCGGTGCAGGAGCAGCGGGTGCCGCGCCAGGACGAACTGGCCGAACTGATCGCCATCGCGGTGCGCCGGGCGCGGGCGGGAATGGCGCTGGACACCGTGCTTTCGGTGTATCACCAGGGCGCCGCGGTGGCCTGGAACGCCATCGCGTCGGCGGCGCGAACTCCGGAACAGCGCGAGCAGCTGCTGGCCGCGGTGCCGTTCATCCTGGGCTATCTGGGCGCGGTGACGCCCGGGGTCGCGGCGGCATACGTGCGGGAGCGCCAGGATCTGCACTGGGAGCAGCGCGAGGCCAAACGCGCGGTGGCGCAGGCGCTTTTGCAGGGCAACCCGGTCGAGCTGCTGGCCGAGCGGTTCGGCATCGCGCTCGACGGCGGTTTCCACGTGCTGGTCTTCCGGCTGGCGGCCGAGCCCGATGACGAACCCGGCGGCGTCCGGCCGGTGCTGCGCATCGCGCAGACCGAGGTGGACGCGCTCTCGCCGCGGGCGCTGAGCGTGCTGGAGCGCGGCGGCGGCACCGTCCTGCTGCCGACGGCCGAAAGCGATGCGGCCGCGAAGCTGAGCGGATTCGTGACCAGGTTGTCGGCGAATGCGGGCGCGCGCACTGTCGCTGGTCTGGCCACCGCCGCGAGCGTCGCGGACGTCGCGACGGGCGCGGCGGAGGCCGCCGAGCTCGCGCTGCTGGCCCGCCAATTGCGCCGTCCCACCGGCATTTACCGGATGAGCGAGCTGGCGCTGCAATATCAGCTGGCCAGGCCGGGGCCCGCGCGGGCGTGGCTGCTGGGCCTGCTCGCCCCGCTGCTGGCCCATCCGCATCTGCTGGAGGCGTTGCGCGCGTTGATCGCCCACGACTACAACCGGCAGGAGGCGGCGGCTTCCCTTGTGTTGCATCGCAATACGCTCAACTACCGACTGGGCCGGATCGCCACGATCACCGGATACGATCCGGGAAGGCCGGATCACGCCCAGCTTTTCGCCGCCGCGCTCACCATGCGGGATCTCGCCGACGCCGACTGATCACCCCAGTTGTCGCCAGTCGAGATGATCACGCCGGATGTGGTTCAACTTTGTCATGAATTCCACATTTGACGCGCGCGGTCGGTCGTTCGGCGATTCCGGGATGCGCGAGGGCGGTATCGGACTCGGGCGGAGTGAGACATGAACGTCCGGCGAATATCTTCGGCGGTCTTCGGACGCGGCCGGGCAGCGCGAAAAGCGAACGGCCGGCGAATGCGCTTGGCGGCGATCGGAATCGGGCTGCTGCTCGGCCTGACCGGATTCGCCCCCGCCGCGACGGCGCGGGACAACAGCACACCGGCGGACAGCACCTGCGCGACCAAGCCGCGCCCGACAGGTCAAGTGCTGCAAGGCTATTGGGAGAACTGGGACGGCGCCTCCAATGGCGTGCACCCCGGTATGGGGTGGATCCCGATCACCGATTCCCGCATCGCCGGACACGGCTACAACGTGATCAACGCGGCGTTCCCGGTCATCGAATCGGATGGCACCGCGCTGTGGCAGGACGGGATGGACCAGAGCGTCAAGGTCGCGACCCCTGCGGAGATGTGTCAGGCCAAGGCGGCGGGCGCGACCATCCTGATGTCCATCGGCGGCGCGGCGGCCGGTATCGACCTCAATTCCAGTGCGGTCGCCGACCGGTTCATCGCGACCATCGTGCCGATATTGCAGACCTACAACTTCGACGGCATCGATATCGACCTGGAAACCGGCCTCACCGGCTCCGGCGACATCAATACGCTGTCCACCTCGCAGGCGAACCTCGAGCGGATCATCGACGGCATCCTGGCGCAGATGCCCGCCGGCTTCGGCCTGACCATGGCGCCGGAGACCGCCTACGTCACCGGCGGCAGCGTCACCTACGGCTCGATCTGGGGCGCGTACCTGCCGATCATCAAGAAGTACGCGGACAACGGCCGACTCTGGTGGCTGAACATGCAGTACTACAACGGCAGCATGTACGGCTGCTCCGGCGATTCGTACCAGGCGGGGACCGTCCAGGGGTTCACCGTGCAAACGGATTGCCTGGCAACGGGTTTGACCGTGCAGGGCACCACCGTCACCGTGCCGTACGACAAGCAGGTCCCCGGCCTGCCCGCACAACCGGGCGCGGGCGGCGGCTATATGTCGCCGGATCTGGTCGCGCAAGCGTGGAACCATTACGGCTCGGCGCTGAAGGGCCTGATGACCTGGTCCATCAACTGGGATGGCTCGCGGGGCTGGACCTTCGGCGATAATGTCCGGTCGCTTCAGGGTCGCAGCGCGGCGGCGGGCTGACGGCCGGAGGCGGCGAGCCGTCCGGCGAATTCGGTGATCGAATCCGGATCGGTATTGCTGAAGCTGACCCGGATGGTGCCGCGGTCGTCCGGCATGAACGCGGTGCCCGGGATGACCAGGGTGTCGTATTCGAGAATCAGCTCGCGCACCACATCCTCGGTGGACCGCCCGGCGAACGGATGCCGTATCCAACCGAAAAATCCACCGGTGGAAAGCATTTCGTAGCCGCCGGGCCGACCGGCCATCACCTCGGTGAACCGGTGCCGCCGCACGGCGATATCGCGGGCTCGGGCGCGCCGCCACGGTCCGGCCGACCGGAGACCGGCCAGCGCGGCCTCCTGGCCGATCCGCGGCGCGCAGATCGCAACGCAGTCAAGCAGTTTGGCGACCTCGGCGCCCAGTTCGGTGGACGCGACCACCGCGCCGACCCGGTAGCCGGGGATGGCGAGATCCTTGGAGAAGCTGTGCAGGCCGACGACGGTGCGGGTCCACTCCGGGTCGGCGAACAGCGGATGCGGCGGCTCGGTGGTGTCGCGGAACGAGCGGTAGGTCTCGTCGAGGATCAGCGCGATATCGTGGCGCGCCGCCACCTCCGCCAGCGCCGCGATCCGCTCGGGCGGCACCGTGACGCCGCTCGGATTGCCCGGCGTCACAACGAGTATCGCCCTGGTGCGCGGGGTGATCAGCGCCTCGGCCGCCTCGGGTCGCGGAATCAGATCGGGGCCCGGATCGAGGTAGACCGGCGTGATGCCGGTCATCCGCAGCCACATGTCGTGGTTGAAGTAGTACGGCAGGCTCAGCACGATCTCGTCGCCGGGCGCGGCCAGCGCCGACGCGACCAGACAGAAGGCCTGGTTGCACCCGGCGGTGATGATCACGTGTTCTGGACGGACCAGGCCGCGGTAGTCGGCGGTCAGCTCGGCGGCGAACGCCTCGCGCAGGGCGGGTAGCCCGGCGGTGGCCACATAGGCCGCGCCGTGCGGGTCGCGCGCGGTGGCGGCGATATGCTCGACGACCTCGGGGGCGGGCGGGTACTGCGGCACCGCCTGTGCCAGATCGAGCAGGTCCAGCCGCCCGGCGCGCTGGCCGAGCAGGGCGTGCGCGCTGGCGATCGGCGAGTAGATGGCCTCGATTGCCAACGGGTTCAATCGCATACCGCGCTCCAGCGGTTCGGCCGTCCGAGCCTGGCTAGGTCTGTCATATAAATACCTTCGCACGGATCCGCGGCCGCCCGCCTGCCGCCGGAGTAGGGGCCACCGCGCCGCGTGTTGCGGCAACCTGCCCGCGACCGATATCTGAGTTAGGCTCGATCCACTGTGGCCCAGTGTCGTCGCCACAGGCAGTCCACCGTTGTCCGCCGTTCGGCCGAATGTCCG
This region includes:
- a CDS encoding PucR family transcriptional regulator translates to MSDSPVLDEFSEYFRSSLPAIARVMIVGVLDAVPDYRALPDDLVGEELPRATEANLRLFLRSVQEQRVPRQDELAELIAIAVRRARAGMALDTVLSVYHQGAAVAWNAIASAARTPEQREQLLAAVPFILGYLGAVTPGVAAAYVRERQDLHWEQREAKRAVAQALLQGNPVELLAERFGIALDGGFHVLVFRLAAEPDDEPGGVRPVLRIAQTEVDALSPRALSVLERGGGTVLLPTAESDAAAKLSGFVTRLSANAGARTVAGLATAASVADVATGAAEAAELALLARQLRRPTGIYRMSELALQYQLARPGPARAWLLGLLAPLLAHPHLLEALRALIAHDYNRQEAAASLVLHRNTLNYRLGRIATITGYDPGRPDHAQLFAAALTMRDLADAD
- a CDS encoding helix-turn-helix transcriptional regulator, whose amino-acid sequence is MTSATEQHLRDLARLRRVRDRIDREYAQPLDVESLARDAHMSAGHLSRQFRLAYGESPYGYLMTRRIERAMALLRRGDMSVTEVCFAVGCSSLGTFSTRFTELVGVAPSVYRRDAALATAGMPSCVAKQVTRPIRNREAPVTSQQLT
- a CDS encoding aminotransferase, with amino-acid sequence MRLNPLAIEAIYSPIASAHALLGQRAGRLDLLDLAQAVPQYPPAPEVVEHIAATARDPHGAAYVATAGLPALREAFAAELTADYRGLVRPEHVIITAGCNQAFCLVASALAAPGDEIVLSLPYYFNHDMWLRMTGITPVYLDPGPDLIPRPEAAEALITPRTRAILVVTPGNPSGVTVPPERIAALAEVAARHDIALILDETYRSFRDTTEPPHPLFADPEWTRTVVGLHSFSKDLAIPGYRVGAVVASTELGAEVAKLLDCVAICAPRIGQEAALAGLRSAGPWRRARARDIAVRRHRFTEVMAGRPGGYEMLSTGGFFGWIRHPFAGRSTEDVVRELILEYDTLVIPGTAFMPDDRGTIRVSFSNTDPDSITEFAGRLAASGRQPAAALRP
- a CDS encoding VOC family protein, which codes for MDISIDASFLPQRDPDAALEFYRDILGFEVRNDVGYNGMRWITVGPVGQPDTSIVLYPPEANPGITEDERRVIAEMMAKGTFGHIILSAKDLDTVYEKVRARGAEVVQEPTEQPYGVRDCAFRDPSGNLVRINEQS
- a CDS encoding threonine/serine exporter family protein; translated protein: MPDTDADGPPAYGALDFLTRLTVAMLESGSATDAVVDSVGRCAVALGVRGATVVTLGRVVTIDHAVGNRHAVTRVAMARSLDIFDCDRMRRLDRVAKTVIRERPETARATALLADALRARPPWPWWVVPGGGALLAVCIALQVGGSPTAAALAAVVLIAVNLIGRGVGRLRLPSMYTVAAQSAATVGLGAALYAAGLLPITGTAVLIATNWLLLMPIPQLLLIATDAVGTRGLTALERAASAGVAVIGIGVGGALALAASHRVVFDGPIHSELPVLPVWLALIFAILAAVGNAVFNRGGPDLLIPAAIEGLVTGAIYQVLVHAAEVKPLIAAPLTAVVLGFAAGIVADRFHLPVTAMALIGITGALLPGLTVYQGLISELFHRSGFGFFAQAVGICVALGAGAALGVALYVRSIRRV
- a CDS encoding chitinase, which codes for MRLAAIGIGLLLGLTGFAPAATARDNSTPADSTCATKPRPTGQVLQGYWENWDGASNGVHPGMGWIPITDSRIAGHGYNVINAAFPVIESDGTALWQDGMDQSVKVATPAEMCQAKAAGATILMSIGGAAAGIDLNSSAVADRFIATIVPILQTYNFDGIDIDLETGLTGSGDINTLSTSQANLERIIDGILAQMPAGFGLTMAPETAYVTGGSVTYGSIWGAYLPIIKKYADNGRLWWLNMQYYNGSMYGCSGDSYQAGTVQGFTVQTDCLATGLTVQGTTVTVPYDKQVPGLPAQPGAGGGYMSPDLVAQAWNHYGSALKGLMTWSINWDGSRGWTFGDNVRSLQGRSAAAG
- a CDS encoding LLM class F420-dependent oxidoreductase, with the protein product MQIGVNTFVTDEGISGPKLGVALEERGFESLFVAEHSHIPASRQSPYPGGGELPRVYYRAMDPFVALGAIAAVTERLVLGTGVTLLIQRDVIHTAKEVATLDVISNGRVVFGVGVGWNLEEMADHGTDPRTRGALLDEQLRAIRQIWTEDLAEFHGRFIDFDPMYAWPKPVRQPPIYIGGGEAAVRRAIRHGAGWLPIAVTDPAEVPAQLAPLAGRDLPITVLGAAPVPALLDAYAEAGAERVTLVLPGLPESETLRTLDKFAKVAERYLS